A region from the Mycobacterium heidelbergense genome encodes:
- a CDS encoding AurF N-oxygenase family protein, protein MTTAVKPEGPSREEFSDRLLKGSVKKSYEPIVDIDWDAPLDPDKFYLPPRLVSLYNTPMWDEMTREQQIELSRQELVNTLSAGIWFENMLNQSLLRTILHEDPTSRSTHYKLTELGDETRHMVMFGKAIERIGAKPVRPRLFYRMIINALPLAFQRGSMLWVAALIGEEIFDSLQRQMMDDPELQPIIQRLMRIHVTEEARHIQFARDGARKRVAEMPRFNRWFMANINGLGGYFFNYLFSNPIPYARAGLDAKRARKTARTSAHRREIQVAGFAPLAAFLTEVGLMGRIARRGWKRSRFL, encoded by the coding sequence ATGACCACTGCGGTGAAACCAGAGGGTCCGAGTCGTGAAGAGTTCTCGGATCGTCTGCTGAAGGGCTCGGTCAAAAAGTCCTACGAGCCGATCGTCGACATCGACTGGGATGCGCCGCTGGACCCGGACAAGTTCTATCTGCCGCCGCGGCTGGTGTCGCTGTACAACACGCCGATGTGGGACGAGATGACCCGCGAGCAACAGATCGAGCTGTCGCGCCAGGAACTGGTCAACACGCTGTCGGCCGGGATCTGGTTCGAGAACATGCTCAATCAGTCGCTGCTGCGCACCATCCTGCACGAGGACCCGACGAGCCGGTCGACGCATTACAAGCTCACCGAGCTGGGCGATGAGACCCGCCACATGGTCATGTTCGGCAAGGCCATCGAGCGCATCGGCGCCAAGCCGGTACGCCCGCGGCTGTTTTACCGGATGATCATCAACGCCCTGCCGCTCGCCTTCCAGCGGGGCTCGATGCTGTGGGTCGCCGCCCTGATCGGTGAGGAGATTTTCGACTCGCTGCAACGGCAGATGATGGACGACCCGGAACTGCAGCCAATCATCCAACGGCTCATGCGGATTCATGTCACCGAAGAGGCCCGCCACATCCAGTTCGCCCGCGACGGCGCGCGCAAACGGGTCGCCGAAATGCCCCGATTCAACCGCTGGTTCATGGCCAACATCAACGGGCTGGGCGGGTATTTCTTCAACTACCTGTTCAGCAATCCGATCCCGTACGCGCGGGCGGGCCTGGACGCAAAGCGGGCCCGAAAGACCGCGCGCACCAGCGCGCACCGCCGCGAGATACAGGTTGCCGGCTTCGCTCCGCTGGCGGCGTTTCTGACCGAGGTGGGCCTGATGGGCCGCATCGCACGCCGCGGCTGGAAGCGCAGCAGGTTTCTGTGA
- the cobF gene encoding precorrin-6A synthase (deacetylating), with amino-acid sequence MSRHIHVIGIGVGNPDYVTVQAIEALNCTQVFFAADKGEATGDLVALRREICARFVRRPGYRFVELPDPTRSSDGDYREAVSDWHAARARVWANAISTELGPDGVGAFLAWGDPSLYDSTLRILEAVAAEVDFTFDVIPGITAVQALTARHRIPLNEVGEPVLITTGRRLRQAGLKGSALVMLDADCSFQACPPDTRIWWGAYLGTDDELLVAGTVGEVGTRIAALRADARARHGWIMDTYLLRPG; translated from the coding sequence GTGAGTCGGCATATCCACGTCATCGGCATCGGCGTGGGCAACCCCGACTACGTGACCGTCCAGGCGATCGAGGCGCTCAACTGCACGCAGGTGTTCTTCGCGGCGGACAAGGGCGAGGCGACAGGCGACCTGGTGGCCCTGCGGCGGGAGATCTGCGCCCGGTTCGTCCGGCGGCCCGGATACCGCTTTGTCGAGCTGCCCGATCCCACACGGTCGAGCGACGGCGACTACCGGGAGGCGGTCTCCGACTGGCACGCGGCGCGCGCACGGGTATGGGCGAACGCCATCTCCACCGAGCTCGGGCCCGACGGCGTGGGCGCCTTCCTGGCCTGGGGCGATCCGTCGCTGTACGACAGCACGCTGCGCATCCTGGAGGCGGTCGCGGCCGAGGTCGACTTCACCTTTGACGTCATCCCGGGCATCACCGCGGTGCAGGCGCTGACGGCGCGACACCGCATCCCACTCAACGAGGTCGGTGAACCGGTCCTGATCACCACCGGCAGGCGGCTGCGCCAGGCCGGCCTGAAGGGCTCGGCCCTGGTGATGCTCGACGCCGACTGTTCCTTTCAGGCGTGCCCGCCCGACACCCGGATCTGGTGGGGCGCCTACCTGGGCACCGACGACGAGCTGCTGGTGGCCGGCACCGTCGGCGAGGTCGGGACGCGGATCGCGGCGCTGCGGGCCGACGCCCGCGCCCGGCACGGCTGGATCATGGACACCTATTTGCTCAGGCCGGGCTGA
- a CDS encoding zinc finger domain-containing protein, translating to MVDDPKQVPGIAGLGPDALELGVDDLAALLAGNSGRIKTVITDQKVIAGIGNAYSDEILHVAKVSPFATAGKLSDDQLAALQGAMVSVLTDAVQRSVGQGAATLKGEKRSGLRVHARAGLPCPVCGDTVREVSFADKSFQYCPTCQTGGKVLADRRMSRLLK from the coding sequence CTGGTCGACGACCCGAAGCAGGTCCCGGGCATCGCGGGCCTCGGCCCGGACGCGCTGGAGCTCGGCGTCGACGACCTGGCCGCGCTGCTGGCCGGCAATTCGGGCCGCATCAAGACGGTCATCACCGACCAGAAGGTGATCGCCGGCATCGGCAACGCCTACAGCGACGAGATCCTGCACGTGGCGAAGGTCTCGCCGTTCGCCACGGCCGGGAAATTATCGGACGACCAGCTCGCCGCCCTGCAGGGCGCGATGGTGTCGGTGCTGACCGACGCCGTACAACGGTCCGTCGGCCAGGGCGCCGCCACGCTCAAAGGGGAGAAGCGCTCCGGGTTGCGGGTGCATGCCCGCGCCGGCTTGCCGTGTCCGGTGTGCGGGGACACCGTGCGCGAGGTGTCGTTCGCGGACAAGTCTTTTCAGTACTGTCCGACCTGCCAGACCGGCGGCAAGGTGCTGGCCGACCGGCGCATGTCGCGGCTGCTGAAGTAG
- a CDS encoding SDR family oxidoreductase, translating into MARQKILITGASSGLGAGMARSFAAKGRDLALCARRTDRLDELKAELSQRYPSVKIAVAALDVNDHEQVPKVFADVADELGGIDRVIVNAGIGKGAKLGSGKLWANKATIETNLVAALVQIETALEMFHKTGSGHLVLISSVLGAKGVPGVKAAYAASKAGVRSLGESLRAEYAKGPIRVSVIEPGYIESEMTARSASTMFMVDNETGVRALVDAIEREPGRAVVPRWPWAPLVRLMRVLPPRFTKAFA; encoded by the coding sequence GTGGCCCGCCAGAAGATCCTCATCACGGGCGCCAGTTCCGGCCTGGGCGCCGGGATGGCCCGTTCGTTCGCCGCCAAGGGTCGCGACCTGGCGTTGTGCGCCCGTCGCACCGACCGGCTCGACGAGCTGAAAGCCGAACTATCGCAACGGTATCCAAGCGTCAAGATCGCGGTCGCGGCCCTGGACGTCAACGACCACGAGCAGGTGCCGAAGGTGTTCGCCGACGTCGCCGACGAGCTTGGCGGCATCGACCGCGTCATCGTCAACGCCGGCATCGGCAAGGGCGCCAAGCTCGGCTCCGGCAAGCTCTGGGCCAACAAGGCGACCATCGAGACCAACCTGGTGGCAGCGTTGGTGCAGATCGAGACGGCGCTGGAGATGTTCCACAAGACCGGGTCTGGTCATCTGGTGCTCATCTCGTCGGTGCTCGGCGCCAAGGGCGTGCCGGGCGTCAAAGCCGCCTATGCCGCAAGCAAAGCCGGCGTGCGGTCGCTGGGCGAATCGCTGCGCGCCGAATACGCCAAAGGCCCCATCAGGGTCTCGGTGATCGAGCCGGGCTACATCGAGTCGGAGATGACGGCCAGGTCGGCGAGCACGATGTTCATGGTGGACAACGAAACTGGCGTTAGGGCGCTGGTCGACGCCATCGAACGCGAGCCCGGCCGGGCCGTCGTGCCGCGGTGGCCGTGGGCACCGCTGGTGCGGCTGATGCGGGTGCTGCCGCCCCGCTTCACCAAGGCGTTCGCGTAG